The nucleotide window GTGGTTTTCTCACGCAACTTATTCTAATTTTGTGTCTGACACATGGAATGGGATGCATGGGGATTTTCATTCTAAAATAATGGGCCTCTCTTCTGCTCTCTCCAAATGGAATAGAGAGATTTTTGGGCAtctgtttcagaaaaaaaagagaattttgGCCAGGATTGGTGGCATCCAAAAGGCTTGTGACAGATATGAGAACCCTTTTTTAATTAAGCTTGAAGCTGAGCTCATCCATGATTATGAGAGTATCTTAAATCAGGAAAATCTTTTTTGGAAACAGAAATCTAGAGATAAATGGCTTCAAGGAGGGGACAGAAATACTAAATTCTTTCACCTGACTACTTTGGTCAGAAGGAGGAAAAATAAGATTGAGGGTTTGTTTGACAGCAATGGAAATTGGTTTACTGATTCTGCTTCCATGAAAAATATTGCTGTTGATTTCTTCACTAACCTGTTCTCCTCCCCTATTGCTGAAGACACTAGATTTATAATTCCCTGGCTCTTTCCTGAGATTGATCAAGATGTGCTTAACAATATCTGTAAACCTGTTTCTCTCCTTGAAGTGAAGGACTCTCTCTTTGCCATTGGTGGTCTCAAAGCTCCTGGATTTGATGGTTTCCCTGCTATTTTTTTCCAATATCACTGGCAACTTTACTCTTGTGAAATCTCTAATGTGGTGAATGATGCTTTCAGGTCTGGTGTTATTCCTCCTGGCCTAAATCACACAATCATCTCTCTCATTCCTAAGGTCAACGGCCCTCAACACATGACTAATTTTAGGCCAATTAGCCTATGCACTACTATCTACAAAGTTATCTCCAAGGTCATTGTGGCTCAGATTAGGCCTTTGATGCAACATCTCTTAAGTCCCAATCAGGTTAGTTATGTCCCTAGCAGACATATCTCTGATAATGTTATGATTGCTCAAGAAATGCTTTTCAAGTTCAAAAAATCATATGGTGCCTTGGGTTTTTTTGCTTGGAAAGTGGACCTATCTAAAGCCTATGATAGACTTAGCTGGAACTTTATTGAAATGGTTCTCTATGAAGCTCAGTTTCCCCATTGTTTGGTTAAACTTATTATGAGCTGCATTACTTCTACTAGCTTCCAGATTTGCTTGAATGGTGAATTAACTAGCTCTTTCAAAGCTCAAAGGGGTATTAGGCAGGGAGACCCCCTCTCACCTTATATTTTTGTCCTATGTATGGAAAAACTCTCACATCTAATTAAGTCTACTGTTGATATTGGCAATTGGAAGCCTGTTAGGGCCTCTGAATCTGGGCCAAAAGTTTCCCATCTTTTCTTTGCTGATGATCTCATGCTATTTGCTGAAGCTTCTCCTTACTAGGCTTACACCCTAAAGAGTTGTTTGGATGCCTTCTGTTCTCTTTCTGGTCAAACTGTTAGCTATGAAAAATCTCTAATTTTCTGCTCCCCAAACACTTGTAAAAGATTGGCTTATGAAATTAGCAGAACTTGTGGCTCTCCTTTGACAACTGATCTTGGAAAATATTTGGGAATGCCTCTTATTCACTCGAGAGTGAACAAGCATACCTATGATAGCCTATTTGACAAAGTTCAGAGTAGACTCTCTAGCTGGAAAAGTAAGGTGCTCAGCATGGCAGGTAGGCTCACCTTGCTTCAGTCTGTTACTTATTCAATCCCCATTTATGCTATGCAAACTGCTAAGCTTCCTGTGAGCCTCTGTGATAGAATTGATAAGCTGAACAGAGATTTCTTATGGGGAGActcaaatgaaaataaaaaagttcaTCTTGTTGGATGGGAGACTGTTTGTCAGCCAAAGAAACTTGGTGGCTTAGGAATCAAAAAAACTGCTGACATGAATCAAGCCATGCTAGCTAAGGCTAGTTGGAGACTTTTTCAACATGATTCTGGCTTATGGGCTTCCATTTACTCTGAAAAGTATCTCAAAAATTGCTGTATTACTGGTGATAACTACCTGCCCCCTCCTGATTGTTCTAGTACCTGGAGAAGCATTTCCTATGGTGCTGTTATGCTGAGGAAAAATCTCAAGTGGAGAGTTGGAGATGGCAAGAAAATCAAGTTCTGGTATGATTACTGGCTCCTACCTACTGCTCTGATCAACTTTGCTTTACCTTCTGCCACTATTAATGATAATGCCACCATTTGTGAATTTTGGGATGAAACTGGTTGGGATGCTTTGCTTTTAGCTTCTGTGGTTCCCAGTGATTTAGTGAGCTTAATTATTAATGTCCCAACTGGATTTGATGGCTGTGGTAATGATGTGCTTATATGGAATGCAACCTCAAATGGGTGCTTTTCTGTCAAATCTGCTTACGACTCCATGTTGGATATTAATGGCCCCTGCAATCCTCATTAGAATGCTATCTAGAACTTGAGCTGCCCTCCTAAGCTGAAGACTTTTATTTGGAGTGTGTTCCATAAAAAAATTCTCACCAATGTGCAAAGAGCCAGAAGAGGCCTCATTGCCAACCCTACTTGCCCCATTTGCAATTCTGCTGATGAAAgtcttcttcatttatttagAGATTGCCACAGGTCTATGGCCATTTGGAAATCTTTCCTAAAACCTGGTACCATttttaactctttctctctGGATTGGAATAGTTGGGCGGTTGCTCATCTTCATTGCCATACAAGGATCAAGAATAATATTAAGTGGTgtagtttatttgtttttgttctatGGTTCATTTGGAAATGGAGGAATAAGGTGATTTTTGATCCTAAGTTTGTCATGCCTGCCTGCCCTGAGATGATCATATGGGATTATGCAGAAGAATGGATATGTGCCTAATCAAAGGCCAACTCTGACACCATGTACAGCTACACTACACTATGCTGTCTTGGAGTAGACCTCCTACAAACTACTTCAAACTGAACATTGATGGGACTAGAAGTTCCTCTTCTGGGAAAATTGGTGCAGGAGGGGTGATCAGAGACCATAATAGCAACTGGGTGGATGGGTTTCAAATTAATCTTGGTGTTGGGGAAATTCTTGATGCTGAGGCTTGgggtcttttctttggtttaaaGTTAGCCTCAAAGCATAACATTACTAATCTGGAGATTGAATCGGATTCGGCTTTCCTGGTTCAACTTATGCAAAATTCTGACAATTCTCTGCATCCCCTTGGTTCTATGCTTGCTGGCTGTGATCTACTGATGGCCAAGTTTTAGAATGTCAACCTGACTCACATCTTCAGAGAATGTAATAGGACTGCTGATGCCCTTGCCAAGAATAACATTTTTCATGAACTTGGATTGGTCACTTTTGACAATCCCCCTGCTCATGCTGCCCAAACTTTCTTGGATGATTTGTCTGATGTAACTAGAGCTAGGAGGACTGGTTTTTGTTCCAgttcttagtttctttttttgcttttgtttgggCCTTTTAGGTCCTGcttataaccaaaaaaaaaaaaaatagtgcaACTTGTAGATATTCAATTAAGGATAAAGAGTCGCTTTTTGGCATACTCCTTTGTATGGACACAAGTATATCGTTTGGTATATGCTTGCCATCCTCATACACTTCTGGTATTAATCTTATTTAAGATGCATTAAGCTTTACCATAGCACAGACCAAGATGGTGGCTACCAACAGAAACGAGGTTCCAACCAACTATGACAGAAAACATGAACTAAAAGCTTTTGATGATACAAAGGAAGGTGTTAAAGGCCTTGTTGATACTGGAATAACGGAGATTCCTCGAATTTTTTATCATCCACCCGATGAGTACTCCATTGACAATACCTCTGATTCAGAAGAAGTCCGGTGTAGCATTCCAGTCATAGACGTCGAAGGCCTCTTCGATCTAACTAAACGAAAGGAGATCGTTGCAGCAGTTGGAGAAGCATCAGAGACTTGGGGCTTCTTTCAAATTTCCAATCATGGAATACCTTTTGATGTGCTGGAGGAGATGAAGGATGGGGTACGTGGGTTTTATGAGCAGGATACTGAAGTGAAGAAACAGTATTATTCTCGTGATGACTCCACTAGAACAGTCATCTACAACAGCAACTTTGATCTGTATAGTGCACCGGCAACTAATTGGAGGGATAGTTTGCTGTGTTATATGGCTCCTACTCCTCCTAAGAAAGAAGACTTTCCAGAAGTATGCAGGTACGTGATAAGTGTTCAACTCTTTTATCTATGTGCTATACTTGGTAAGTTAATGCATGACTGTTTACTTAATTCAGATTCTATTGTCAATTAGATGGTATGGTTGTGTTTTGACATTTTCCACTTTGGTAACTAAGAGGGAAGTTATACATTGACCAGCTTAAGGGTATAGGTGTGTTGGACAACCGACCCATCAGATAAGTACTCGTAAGAATTATACAGATGGATCAGCATCACATAACAAGCTAATCTTAGCTAGTACTTAGCCTGTGTCAGAACTGGCCCAGTTGCTTATGATATTGGAGGGGTTTAGGTAGAATGCCATGGATATGAAGAATCATATATCAGATAAGAGAGAGTGATCTCTTGGTTTCGTCTATGAATGACTAAGCAACATTATTATAGGCTACTTGGTTGGCTTGAATTACAAAAACCCTGTCC belongs to Rosa chinensis cultivar Old Blush chromosome 4, RchiOBHm-V2, whole genome shotgun sequence and includes:
- the LOC112198716 gene encoding uncharacterized protein LOC112198716; amino-acid sequence: MGLSSALSKWNREIFGHLFQKKKRILARIGGIQKACDRYENPFLIKLEAELIHDYESILNQENLFWKQKSRDKWLQGGDRNTKFFHLTTLVRRRKNKIEGLFDSNGNWFTDSASMKNIAVDFFTNLFSSPIAEDTRFIIPWLFPEIDQDVLNNICKPVSLLEVKDSLFAIGGLKAPGFDGFPAIFFQYHWQLYSCEISNVVNDAFRSGVIPPGLNHTIISLIPKVNGPQHMTNFRPISLCTTIYKVISKVIVAQIRPLMQHLLSPNQAYTLKSCLDAFCSLSGQTVSYEKSLIFCSPNTCKRLAYEISRTCGSPLTTDLGKYLGMPLIHSRVNKHTYDSLFDKVQSRLSSWKSKVLSMAGRLTLLQSVTYSIPIYAMQTAKLPVSLCDRIDKLNRDFLWGDSNENKKVHLVGWETVCQPKKLGGLGIKKTADMNQAMLAKASWRLFQHDSGLWASIYSEKYLKNCCITGDNYLPPPDCSSTWRSISYGAVMLRKNLKWRVGDGKKIKFWYDYWLLPTALINFALPSATINDNATICEFWDETGWDALLLASVVPSDLVSLIINVPTGFDGCGNDVLIWNATSNGCFSVKSAYDSMLDINGPCNPH